The DNA region TGGCGCGTGGCCGTCTGGGTCGCGTGTGGTCTGGTGGTGTCGTTTCTGGGCACGTTTATTGTCATGTGGCTGCTGGGTGCGTCGGTCAACCTGTTAAGCATGTTTGGTCTGATCATTGTGCTGGGCATCATCGTCGACGACGCGATCGTCATCGGCGAAAACGTATATCGGCATGTAGAGGAAGGTATGCCAGCGTTCCAGGCCGCGATCCATGGCGCGCAGGAAGTGATGTGGCCGGTGATCGTGTCGGTTTCCACCACAATCGGGGCTTTCGTTCCCCTGTTCTTTATTCGAGGGCAAATAGGCGACTTTATGGGGCAGCTGCCTTTGGTGGTGATTTCGGCATTGTCCATATCACTTCTGGAAGCCCTGGTTATTCTGCCAGCCCACCTCAGACACCTGCCCATGCACCGGAAGCTGCAGAAAGTTTCAGGCGACGCGAGCAGTGAAGGGTCCGTCACCGCGCGGGTGCCTTCCAAAGACGGTCTGTTTCACCGCATCGGCGTGATCGGGCAGCAGGTGAAAGAAGGACTTCTGCAGAACATCCTGCAACGTCCTTATGAACGGGTCTTGCGAGTGTGTCTGACCTGGCGTTACGTATCGATGGCAGGTGTGATGGCCGCCCTGATTCTGGCGTTCGGATTGCTGGTCGGTGGCGTTGTGCGCTGGCAGTTTATCCAGGACATGGACAGCGAAACCATCATCTGCGCGCTGGAGATGCCGATCGGAACCACCGGAGATCGCCTGAAGGGTCAGTTGAAACGGCTGACCGATTTTCTGGTGGATGAACAGCGGTTTCCGGAGGTGATCAATGTACAGGCGATATCGGGTCGACAGTACGACGTCACTGGTGCAGGCTCCGTTGGTTTTGAAGACCAGAGTCATCTGGGACAGGTCGTCGTTGAAATCTGCCCGGCAGATCAGCGTTCCCGGTCGAGCAATGATTTGTTGAAGGAACTTCGGGAGTTCTGCAGCGAAAATCTGACGGGTATGAATTCCGTCCGCTGGCAGGCGATGAGTGGGGGACCCGGAGGAAACGATATCGAAATCAGCGTCTCCGGTGTTTCGGACACGCTGTTGCCAAAGGCTGTCGAAGACGTGAAACAGCTGGTAGCAGGCAAAGAGGGTGTATACGACCTGGACGACAGTCTGGATCTGGGCAAGAAGGAACTGCAATTGCGACTGCGAGAAGCGGCTATCCCAACCGGCATCACTGTTGGCGGGCTGGGTCAGCATGTTCGGGGCGCTTTGTTCGGGCAGGAGGCACGACGCATCACTCGCAACCGGGAAGACGTGCGCATTATGGTGAGGTACCCAGCCGGTTTCCGGGAAGACGCGTTCAACGTCGAATCCATGTGGATACCGTCTGCCGGTCCAACCGGGCAGAGAAGCTGGATCCCCATGGATGAAATTGCGGAAGTCGTACCAACCATTGGGTATTCCACAATTCATCGCTATCAGCAAACACGATCGGCGAAGGTGGTTGGATCGTTCGATGATTCGGGCGATGTCAGCACAACAGCCGCGCTGATGGAGATACAAAAGGAAATTCGCGAACAGATCTACCCGCGGTATCCGGGCATCAACGTCGAATACCTCGGCCAGGCCGAAGAAACCCGCAAGTCATTTTCTTCACTCTTGTTCGCTTTCCCGGTTGCGTTTCTGATCATTTACGGGATGCTGGCCGGATTGTTTCGTTCGTACACGCAGCCACTTGTTGTGATGGCCGCCATACCTTTTGGTTTCATCGGGGCAGTGCTTGGCCACTGGATCACGGGAGAAACCTTTACCATTTTGAGTGCCATCGGAATGGTGGCCCTGGCAGGTATTCTGGTCAACGATTCGCTGGTGCTGATCGATTTTATCAACCATCGAGTTCGCGAAGGTTTACCGATTTATGAAGCCAGTGTCGACGGCGCGAAGAAACGATTGCGAGCCATCTTGCTGACCACGCTCACGACCGCTGCTGGATTAATGCCACTGATGTTCGAAACCAGCATGCAGGCGAAGTTTCTGATCCCAATGGCCGTGACGCTGACGTTTGGTTTGTTATTTGCCACTGTGTTGACGCTGATCGTGGTACCAGCACTGAATCTCATTCGAGAAGACATTCTGACTCGGGTTTTCAGGATGTCGACGCAGCCGGAAAGCGTCGATTGAAACTCGGGAACACTTGCCATCACCATGGAGTAGCACAATGAATCCGGTGGATCCAGCAAAAGTCCAGAATCGCAGACAGTGGGGCGGCGTCATCACTAGCATTGCAAGCTCTTGATTCTGTGACGCCTGATGTTCAAACGGGAGGCAGGTAGCTCGTCGCGAGTTCGGTGAAATCGCGGATTTGTTGGACCCGCCAGCTGTCGGTTTGTTGCAATTCTGTTTGCATGATCTTTGCTACGACGGGTGCCGAATCTATTGCGGCCTGAGCATTCAGAAGGAGGGCTCTCAGACGTCGTGAAAGAACATCTTCGATGGTTCGAGCCATTTCCTGACGAACGGCCTGAACAACCTGGGCTTTGACATACGGAAGGCCT from Planctomycetaceae bacterium includes:
- a CDS encoding efflux RND transporter permease subunit; translation: MSLPSYSVRNPVLVNMLMLVILAAGFVFAFTLQREMFPESRPKGLLVSAFYPGVQPEDIEKAVTIKIEEAVRSIEGIEKIESQAGESISFTTLTLMQSVDDVDAVLQEVRNEVDSIGDLPADLEKISIRKVEPQLPVISIAIYGEASESALKNAAQDLRDELLKLPGVSRVQLDGIRDDEIYVDVRPDKLVQYDITFEEVASAIRATNVDISGGQLKGERSTIAVRTMGEEQNARDLRDIVVRSDSSGRLIHLSDIADVFDAFVDDDVKGEFNGKPFVNCVIFKAEAEDAVQISAVVKTYVAARSGEPYQGPSAGLSGAQAMLGRPNLHQIYEEHRQRPFPDIYTYRLHTDIARFVEGRLDLMVRNGKAGLILVLCSLLLFLNWRVAVWVACGLVVSFLGTFIVMWLLGASVNLLSMFGLIIVLGIIVDDAIVIGENVYRHVEEGMPAFQAAIHGAQEVMWPVIVSVSTTIGAFVPLFFIRGQIGDFMGQLPLVVISALSISLLEALVILPAHLRHLPMHRKLQKVSGDASSEGSVTARVPSKDGLFHRIGVIGQQVKEGLLQNILQRPYERVLRVCLTWRYVSMAGVMAALILAFGLLVGGVVRWQFIQDMDSETIICALEMPIGTTGDRLKGQLKRLTDFLVDEQRFPEVINVQAISGRQYDVTGAGSVGFEDQSHLGQVVVEICPADQRSRSSNDLLKELREFCSENLTGMNSVRWQAMSGGPGGNDIEISVSGVSDTLLPKAVEDVKQLVAGKEGVYDLDDSLDLGKKELQLRLREAAIPTGITVGGLGQHVRGALFGQEARRITRNREDVRIMVRYPAGFREDAFNVESMWIPSAGPTGQRSWIPMDEIAEVVPTIGYSTIHRYQQTRSAKVVGSFDDSGDVSTTAALMEIQKEIREQIYPRYPGINVEYLGQAEETRKSFSSLLFAFPVAFLIIYGMLAGLFRSYTQPLVVMAAIPFGFIGAVLGHWITGETFTILSAIGMVALAGILVNDSLVLIDFINHRVREGLPIYEASVDGAKKRLRAILLTTLTTAAGLMPLMFETSMQAKFLIPMAVTLTFGLLFATVLTLIVVPALNLIREDILTRVFRMSTQPESVD